From the genome of Primulina eburnea isolate SZY01 chromosome 12, ASM2296580v1, whole genome shotgun sequence, one region includes:
- the LOC140807053 gene encoding uncharacterized protein isoform X6 yields MENSGSHKEMMVPPVEGVAGGGTAYGWGESGTQTPSLPTGLIDPLKIHSSELVHVWCIPSSANVGPQDMPRTLEPISLLAARNERESVQIALRPKVSWAGSSFAGTVQMQCSDLRSTFGDSRLVAGESITVRRVVPILGVPDALVPLEVPVFQLTLFPGETTAIWVSIDVPTAQPPDNGSVDMMDEDAISNLSIRVKLSLTVWDFILPVTPSLPAVIGISDTVIEDRFGVEHGSSQWYEALDQHFKWLLQYKISPYFCRWGEGMRVLTYSCPWPADHPKSDEYFGDPRLAAYAVPCRPVVSCGDTAKDFLQREVEILRTKNHWRKAYFYLWDEPLNLEHYNAIRDMASEIHAYAPDARIMTTYYCGPSDAPLASNNFEAFVKVPEFLRPHTQIYCTSEWVIGNREDLAKDIIAEIQPENGEEWWTYVCMGPSDPHPNWHLGMRGTQHRAVMWRVWKEGGTGFLYWGANCYEKATVPSAEIRFRRGLPPGDGVLYYPGQVFSSSPEPVASLRLERLLSGLQDIEYLKYYSSRFGREEGLHLLERTGMYLGPERYTHDHMPIDIMRAEVFRTCQTESEF; encoded by the exons GGAGCCATAAGGAGATGATGGTGCCACCTGTTGAAGGTGTTGCAGGAGGTGGGACGGCATATGGATGGGGTGAAAGTGGCACACAGACTCCAAGTTTACCAACGGGATTAATCGATCCACTGAAAATTCATTCTTCAGAATTAGTGCATGTATGGTGCATACCAAGCTCAGCAAACGTTGGGCCACAAGACATGCCTCGAACCTTAGAGCCT ATATCTCTTTTAGCAGCGAGAAATGAGAGGGAAAGTGTTCAAATAGCTTTACGCCCAAAAGTTTCATGGGCTGGATCCAGTTTTGCTGGAACTGTGCAGATGCAATGTAGTGATCTGCGTTCCACATTTGGTGATAG CAGGTTAGTAGCTGGTGAGTCAATAACAGTAAGGCGTGTTGTGCCCATTTTAGGTGTTCCAGATGCTCTTGTCCCCCTTGAAGTGCCTGTGTTCCAGCTGACCCTGTTTCCTGG AGAAACAACTGCAATATGGGTTTCAATTGATGTACCGACTGCACAGCCCCCAG ATAACGGGTCAGTAGACATGATGGATGAGGATGCCATTTCAAATCTTTCAATCCGGGTGAAGCTAAGTCTGACAGTGTGGGATTTCATTCTTCCTGTGACACCTTCTCTTCCAGCTGTTATTGGA ATATCTGATACAGTGATTGAGGACCGTTTTGGTGTTGAACATGGAAGCAGCCAGTGGTACGAGGCACTGGATCAACACTTCAAGTGGCTGCTTCAGTATAAAATCAGCCCGTATTTCTGCAGGTGGGGAGAAGGCATGCGAGTACTGACTTACAGCTGTCCCTGGCCTG CTGATCATCCCAAATCAGATGAGTATTTTGGTGATCCAAGGCTTGCAGCATACGCTGTGCCATGTAGGCCAGTAGTCTCATG TGGCGATACAGCAAAGGATTTTCTGCAAAGAGaagtcgagattttgagaacaAAGAATCATTGGAGAAAAGCTTATTTTTACTTGTGGGATGAG CCACTAAACCTTGAACATTACAATGCTATTCGTGACATGGCGAGTGAGATTCATGCTTATGCACCTGATGCCCGTATTATGACTACCTATTATTGTG GCCCAAGTGATGCACCCCTGGCTTCCAATAACTTTGAAGCTTTTGTTAAAGTTCCCGAGTTTCTTCGCCCTCACACTCAAATCTATTGCACAAG TGAATGGGTGATTGGCAACCGTGAAGATCTGGCGAAGGATATTATTGCGGAAATTCAACCTGAAAACGGTGAG GAGTGGTGGACTTATGTGTGCATGGGACCATCAGATCCTCATCCAAATTGGCATTTAGGGATGCGAGGCACACAACATCGTGCAGTAATGTGGCGTGTATGGAAAGAAGGTGGAACTGGCTTTCTGTATTGGGGTGCCAATTGCTATGAGAAGGCAACAGTTCCTAGTGCTGAG ATTCGGTTTAGGCGTGGCCTCCCTCCTGGTGACGGGGTTTTGTATTACCCTGGTCAGGTGTTCTCATCTTCACCGGAACCTGTTGCTTCACTACGACTAGAGCGGCTCTTAAGTGGCTTACAG GACATCGAGTACCTGAAATACTACTCCTCAAGATTTGGTAGGGAAGAAGGACTTCATCTTTTGGAAAGGACAGGAATGTACCTAGGCCCTGAGAGGTACACTCATGACCACATGCCAATAGATATTATGCGGGCTGAAGTTTTCCGGACTTGCCAAACTGAAAGTGAGTTTTGA
- the LOC140807053 gene encoding uncharacterized protein isoform X4 → MVHTKLSKRWATRHASNLRASARNERESVQIALRPKVSWAGSSFAGTVQMQCSDLRSTFGDSRLVAGESITVRRVVPILGVPDALVPLEVPVFQLTLFPGETTAIWVSIDVPTAQPPGQYEGELIITANRVDTESTAQCLGKDERHQMYRELRNCLDVMEPIDGKPLDEVVERVNSASSSLKKLLLSPSFSDFYSDNGSVDMMDEDAISNLSIRVKLSLTVWDFILPVTPSLPAVIGISDTVIEDRFGVEHGSSQWYEALDQHFKWLLQYKISPYFCRWGEGMRVLTYSCPWPADHPKSDEYFGDPRLAAYAVPCRPVVSCGDTAKDFLQREVEILRTKNHWRKAYFYLWDEPLNLEHYNAIRDMASEIHAYAPDARIMTTYYCGPSDAPLASNNFEAFVKVPEFLRPHTQIYCTSEWVIGNREDLAKDIIAEIQPENGEEWWTYVCMGPSDPHPNWHLGMRGTQHRAVMWRVWKEGGTGFLYWGANCYEKATVPSAEIRFRRGLPPGDGVLYYPGQVFSSSPEPVASLRLERLLSGLQDIEYLKYYSSRFGREEGLHLLERTGMYLGPERYTHDHMPIDIMRAEVFRTCQTESEF, encoded by the exons ATGGTGCATACCAAGCTCAGCAAACGTTGGGCCACAAGACATGCCTCGAACCTTAGAGCCT CAGCGAGAAATGAGAGGGAAAGTGTTCAAATAGCTTTACGCCCAAAAGTTTCATGGGCTGGATCCAGTTTTGCTGGAACTGTGCAGATGCAATGTAGTGATCTGCGTTCCACATTTGGTGATAG CAGGTTAGTAGCTGGTGAGTCAATAACAGTAAGGCGTGTTGTGCCCATTTTAGGTGTTCCAGATGCTCTTGTCCCCCTTGAAGTGCCTGTGTTCCAGCTGACCCTGTTTCCTGG AGAAACAACTGCAATATGGGTTTCAATTGATGTACCGACTGCACAGCCCCCAGGTCAATATGAAGGAGAATTAATAATTACAGCTAACAGAGTTGACACAGA ATCTACTGCACAATGCCTGGGTAAAGATGAGAGACATCAAATGTACAGAGAATTAAGGAATTGTCTTGATGTCATGGAGCCAATTGATGGAAAACCACTGGATGAAGTG GTAGAACGAGTGAATTCTGCATCATCGTCTTTGAAAAAACTGCTTTTATCCCCATCATTTTCTGATTTTTATTCAGATAACGGGTCAGTAGACATGATGGATGAGGATGCCATTTCAAATCTTTCAATCCGGGTGAAGCTAAGTCTGACAGTGTGGGATTTCATTCTTCCTGTGACACCTTCTCTTCCAGCTGTTATTGGA ATATCTGATACAGTGATTGAGGACCGTTTTGGTGTTGAACATGGAAGCAGCCAGTGGTACGAGGCACTGGATCAACACTTCAAGTGGCTGCTTCAGTATAAAATCAGCCCGTATTTCTGCAGGTGGGGAGAAGGCATGCGAGTACTGACTTACAGCTGTCCCTGGCCTG CTGATCATCCCAAATCAGATGAGTATTTTGGTGATCCAAGGCTTGCAGCATACGCTGTGCCATGTAGGCCAGTAGTCTCATG TGGCGATACAGCAAAGGATTTTCTGCAAAGAGaagtcgagattttgagaacaAAGAATCATTGGAGAAAAGCTTATTTTTACTTGTGGGATGAG CCACTAAACCTTGAACATTACAATGCTATTCGTGACATGGCGAGTGAGATTCATGCTTATGCACCTGATGCCCGTATTATGACTACCTATTATTGTG GCCCAAGTGATGCACCCCTGGCTTCCAATAACTTTGAAGCTTTTGTTAAAGTTCCCGAGTTTCTTCGCCCTCACACTCAAATCTATTGCACAAG TGAATGGGTGATTGGCAACCGTGAAGATCTGGCGAAGGATATTATTGCGGAAATTCAACCTGAAAACGGTGAG GAGTGGTGGACTTATGTGTGCATGGGACCATCAGATCCTCATCCAAATTGGCATTTAGGGATGCGAGGCACACAACATCGTGCAGTAATGTGGCGTGTATGGAAAGAAGGTGGAACTGGCTTTCTGTATTGGGGTGCCAATTGCTATGAGAAGGCAACAGTTCCTAGTGCTGAG ATTCGGTTTAGGCGTGGCCTCCCTCCTGGTGACGGGGTTTTGTATTACCCTGGTCAGGTGTTCTCATCTTCACCGGAACCTGTTGCTTCACTACGACTAGAGCGGCTCTTAAGTGGCTTACAG GACATCGAGTACCTGAAATACTACTCCTCAAGATTTGGTAGGGAAGAAGGACTTCATCTTTTGGAAAGGACAGGAATGTACCTAGGCCCTGAGAGGTACACTCATGACCACATGCCAATAGATATTATGCGGGCTGAAGTTTTCCGGACTTGCCAAACTGAAAGTGAGTTTTGA
- the LOC140807053 gene encoding uncharacterized protein isoform X5, with translation MVHTKLSKRWATRHASNLRASARNERESVQIALRPKVSWAGSSFAGTVQMQCSDLRSTFGDRLVAGESITVRRVVPILGVPDALVPLEVPVFQLTLFPGETTAIWVSIDVPTAQPPGQYEGELIITANRVDTESTAQCLGKDERHQMYRELRNCLDVMEPIDGKPLDEVVERVNSASSSLKKLLLSPSFSDFYSDNGSVDMMDEDAISNLSIRVKLSLTVWDFILPVTPSLPAVIGISDTVIEDRFGVEHGSSQWYEALDQHFKWLLQYKISPYFCRWGEGMRVLTYSCPWPADHPKSDEYFGDPRLAAYAVPCRPVVSCGDTAKDFLQREVEILRTKNHWRKAYFYLWDEPLNLEHYNAIRDMASEIHAYAPDARIMTTYYCGPSDAPLASNNFEAFVKVPEFLRPHTQIYCTSEWVIGNREDLAKDIIAEIQPENGEEWWTYVCMGPSDPHPNWHLGMRGTQHRAVMWRVWKEGGTGFLYWGANCYEKATVPSAEIRFRRGLPPGDGVLYYPGQVFSSSPEPVASLRLERLLSGLQDIEYLKYYSSRFGREEGLHLLERTGMYLGPERYTHDHMPIDIMRAEVFRTCQTESEF, from the exons ATGGTGCATACCAAGCTCAGCAAACGTTGGGCCACAAGACATGCCTCGAACCTTAGAGCCT CAGCGAGAAATGAGAGGGAAAGTGTTCAAATAGCTTTACGCCCAAAAGTTTCATGGGCTGGATCCAGTTTTGCTGGAACTGTGCAGATGCAATGTAGTGATCTGCGTTCCACATTTGGTGATAG GTTAGTAGCTGGTGAGTCAATAACAGTAAGGCGTGTTGTGCCCATTTTAGGTGTTCCAGATGCTCTTGTCCCCCTTGAAGTGCCTGTGTTCCAGCTGACCCTGTTTCCTGG AGAAACAACTGCAATATGGGTTTCAATTGATGTACCGACTGCACAGCCCCCAGGTCAATATGAAGGAGAATTAATAATTACAGCTAACAGAGTTGACACAGA ATCTACTGCACAATGCCTGGGTAAAGATGAGAGACATCAAATGTACAGAGAATTAAGGAATTGTCTTGATGTCATGGAGCCAATTGATGGAAAACCACTGGATGAAGTG GTAGAACGAGTGAATTCTGCATCATCGTCTTTGAAAAAACTGCTTTTATCCCCATCATTTTCTGATTTTTATTCAGATAACGGGTCAGTAGACATGATGGATGAGGATGCCATTTCAAATCTTTCAATCCGGGTGAAGCTAAGTCTGACAGTGTGGGATTTCATTCTTCCTGTGACACCTTCTCTTCCAGCTGTTATTGGA ATATCTGATACAGTGATTGAGGACCGTTTTGGTGTTGAACATGGAAGCAGCCAGTGGTACGAGGCACTGGATCAACACTTCAAGTGGCTGCTTCAGTATAAAATCAGCCCGTATTTCTGCAGGTGGGGAGAAGGCATGCGAGTACTGACTTACAGCTGTCCCTGGCCTG CTGATCATCCCAAATCAGATGAGTATTTTGGTGATCCAAGGCTTGCAGCATACGCTGTGCCATGTAGGCCAGTAGTCTCATG TGGCGATACAGCAAAGGATTTTCTGCAAAGAGaagtcgagattttgagaacaAAGAATCATTGGAGAAAAGCTTATTTTTACTTGTGGGATGAG CCACTAAACCTTGAACATTACAATGCTATTCGTGACATGGCGAGTGAGATTCATGCTTATGCACCTGATGCCCGTATTATGACTACCTATTATTGTG GCCCAAGTGATGCACCCCTGGCTTCCAATAACTTTGAAGCTTTTGTTAAAGTTCCCGAGTTTCTTCGCCCTCACACTCAAATCTATTGCACAAG TGAATGGGTGATTGGCAACCGTGAAGATCTGGCGAAGGATATTATTGCGGAAATTCAACCTGAAAACGGTGAG GAGTGGTGGACTTATGTGTGCATGGGACCATCAGATCCTCATCCAAATTGGCATTTAGGGATGCGAGGCACACAACATCGTGCAGTAATGTGGCGTGTATGGAAAGAAGGTGGAACTGGCTTTCTGTATTGGGGTGCCAATTGCTATGAGAAGGCAACAGTTCCTAGTGCTGAG ATTCGGTTTAGGCGTGGCCTCCCTCCTGGTGACGGGGTTTTGTATTACCCTGGTCAGGTGTTCTCATCTTCACCGGAACCTGTTGCTTCACTACGACTAGAGCGGCTCTTAAGTGGCTTACAG GACATCGAGTACCTGAAATACTACTCCTCAAGATTTGGTAGGGAAGAAGGACTTCATCTTTTGGAAAGGACAGGAATGTACCTAGGCCCTGAGAGGTACACTCATGACCACATGCCAATAGATATTATGCGGGCTGAAGTTTTCCGGACTTGCCAAACTGAAAGTGAGTTTTGA
- the LOC140807053 gene encoding uncharacterized protein isoform X3: protein MENSGSHKEMMVPPVEGVAGGGTAYGWGESGTQTPSLPTGLIDPLKIHSSELVHVWCIPSSANVGPQDMPRTLEPISLLAARNERESVQIALRPKVSWAGSSFAGTVQMQCSDLRSTFGDSRLVAGESITVRRVVPILGVPDALVPLEVPVFQLTLFPGETTAIWVSIDVPTAQPPGQYEGELIITANRVDTESTAQCLGKDERHQMYRELRNCLDVMEPIDGKPLDEVVERVNSASSSLKKLLLSPSFSDFYSDNGSVDMMDEDAISNLSIRVKLSLTVWDFILPVTPSLPAVIGISDTVIEDRFGVEHGSSQWYEALDQHFKWLLQYKISPYFCRWGEGMRVLTYSCPWPDEYFGDPRLAAYAVPCRPVVSCGDTAKDFLQREVEILRTKNHWRKAYFYLWDEPLNLEHYNAIRDMASEIHAYAPDARIMTTYYCGPSDAPLASNNFEAFVKVPEFLRPHTQIYCTSEWVIGNREDLAKDIIAEIQPENGEEWWTYVCMGPSDPHPNWHLGMRGTQHRAVMWRVWKEGGTGFLYWGANCYEKATVPSAEIRFRRGLPPGDGVLYYPGQVFSSSPEPVASLRLERLLSGLQDIEYLKYYSSRFGREEGLHLLERTGMYLGPERYTHDHMPIDIMRAEVFRTCQTESEF from the exons GGAGCCATAAGGAGATGATGGTGCCACCTGTTGAAGGTGTTGCAGGAGGTGGGACGGCATATGGATGGGGTGAAAGTGGCACACAGACTCCAAGTTTACCAACGGGATTAATCGATCCACTGAAAATTCATTCTTCAGAATTAGTGCATGTATGGTGCATACCAAGCTCAGCAAACGTTGGGCCACAAGACATGCCTCGAACCTTAGAGCCT ATATCTCTTTTAGCAGCGAGAAATGAGAGGGAAAGTGTTCAAATAGCTTTACGCCCAAAAGTTTCATGGGCTGGATCCAGTTTTGCTGGAACTGTGCAGATGCAATGTAGTGATCTGCGTTCCACATTTGGTGATAG CAGGTTAGTAGCTGGTGAGTCAATAACAGTAAGGCGTGTTGTGCCCATTTTAGGTGTTCCAGATGCTCTTGTCCCCCTTGAAGTGCCTGTGTTCCAGCTGACCCTGTTTCCTGG AGAAACAACTGCAATATGGGTTTCAATTGATGTACCGACTGCACAGCCCCCAGGTCAATATGAAGGAGAATTAATAATTACAGCTAACAGAGTTGACACAGA ATCTACTGCACAATGCCTGGGTAAAGATGAGAGACATCAAATGTACAGAGAATTAAGGAATTGTCTTGATGTCATGGAGCCAATTGATGGAAAACCACTGGATGAAGTG GTAGAACGAGTGAATTCTGCATCATCGTCTTTGAAAAAACTGCTTTTATCCCCATCATTTTCTGATTTTTATTCAGATAACGGGTCAGTAGACATGATGGATGAGGATGCCATTTCAAATCTTTCAATCCGGGTGAAGCTAAGTCTGACAGTGTGGGATTTCATTCTTCCTGTGACACCTTCTCTTCCAGCTGTTATTGGA ATATCTGATACAGTGATTGAGGACCGTTTTGGTGTTGAACATGGAAGCAGCCAGTGGTACGAGGCACTGGATCAACACTTCAAGTGGCTGCTTCAGTATAAAATCAGCCCGTATTTCTGCAGGTGGGGAGAAGGCATGCGAGTACTGACTTACAGCTGTCCCTGGCCTG ATGAGTATTTTGGTGATCCAAGGCTTGCAGCATACGCTGTGCCATGTAGGCCAGTAGTCTCATG TGGCGATACAGCAAAGGATTTTCTGCAAAGAGaagtcgagattttgagaacaAAGAATCATTGGAGAAAAGCTTATTTTTACTTGTGGGATGAG CCACTAAACCTTGAACATTACAATGCTATTCGTGACATGGCGAGTGAGATTCATGCTTATGCACCTGATGCCCGTATTATGACTACCTATTATTGTG GCCCAAGTGATGCACCCCTGGCTTCCAATAACTTTGAAGCTTTTGTTAAAGTTCCCGAGTTTCTTCGCCCTCACACTCAAATCTATTGCACAAG TGAATGGGTGATTGGCAACCGTGAAGATCTGGCGAAGGATATTATTGCGGAAATTCAACCTGAAAACGGTGAG GAGTGGTGGACTTATGTGTGCATGGGACCATCAGATCCTCATCCAAATTGGCATTTAGGGATGCGAGGCACACAACATCGTGCAGTAATGTGGCGTGTATGGAAAGAAGGTGGAACTGGCTTTCTGTATTGGGGTGCCAATTGCTATGAGAAGGCAACAGTTCCTAGTGCTGAG ATTCGGTTTAGGCGTGGCCTCCCTCCTGGTGACGGGGTTTTGTATTACCCTGGTCAGGTGTTCTCATCTTCACCGGAACCTGTTGCTTCACTACGACTAGAGCGGCTCTTAAGTGGCTTACAG GACATCGAGTACCTGAAATACTACTCCTCAAGATTTGGTAGGGAAGAAGGACTTCATCTTTTGGAAAGGACAGGAATGTACCTAGGCCCTGAGAGGTACACTCATGACCACATGCCAATAGATATTATGCGGGCTGAAGTTTTCCGGACTTGCCAAACTGAAAGTGAGTTTTGA
- the LOC140807053 gene encoding uncharacterized protein isoform X1, with translation MENSGSHKEMMVPPVEGVAGGGTAYGWGESGTQTPSLPTGLIDPLKIHSSELVHVWCIPSSANVGPQDMPRTLEPISLLAARNERESVQIALRPKVSWAGSSFAGTVQMQCSDLRSTFGDSRLVAGESITVRRVVPILGVPDALVPLEVPVFQLTLFPGETTAIWVSIDVPTAQPPGQYEGELIITANRVDTESTAQCLGKDERHQMYRELRNCLDVMEPIDGKPLDEVVERVNSASSSLKKLLLSPSFSDFYSDNGSVDMMDEDAISNLSIRVKLSLTVWDFILPVTPSLPAVIGISDTVIEDRFGVEHGSSQWYEALDQHFKWLLQYKISPYFCRWGEGMRVLTYSCPWPADHPKSDEYFGDPRLAAYAVPCRPVVSCGDTAKDFLQREVEILRTKNHWRKAYFYLWDEPLNLEHYNAIRDMASEIHAYAPDARIMTTYYCGPSDAPLASNNFEAFVKVPEFLRPHTQIYCTSEWVIGNREDLAKDIIAEIQPENGEEWWTYVCMGPSDPHPNWHLGMRGTQHRAVMWRVWKEGGTGFLYWGANCYEKATVPSAEIRFRRGLPPGDGVLYYPGQVFSSSPEPVASLRLERLLSGLQDIEYLKYYSSRFGREEGLHLLERTGMYLGPERYTHDHMPIDIMRAEVFRTCQTESEF, from the exons GGAGCCATAAGGAGATGATGGTGCCACCTGTTGAAGGTGTTGCAGGAGGTGGGACGGCATATGGATGGGGTGAAAGTGGCACACAGACTCCAAGTTTACCAACGGGATTAATCGATCCACTGAAAATTCATTCTTCAGAATTAGTGCATGTATGGTGCATACCAAGCTCAGCAAACGTTGGGCCACAAGACATGCCTCGAACCTTAGAGCCT ATATCTCTTTTAGCAGCGAGAAATGAGAGGGAAAGTGTTCAAATAGCTTTACGCCCAAAAGTTTCATGGGCTGGATCCAGTTTTGCTGGAACTGTGCAGATGCAATGTAGTGATCTGCGTTCCACATTTGGTGATAG CAGGTTAGTAGCTGGTGAGTCAATAACAGTAAGGCGTGTTGTGCCCATTTTAGGTGTTCCAGATGCTCTTGTCCCCCTTGAAGTGCCTGTGTTCCAGCTGACCCTGTTTCCTGG AGAAACAACTGCAATATGGGTTTCAATTGATGTACCGACTGCACAGCCCCCAGGTCAATATGAAGGAGAATTAATAATTACAGCTAACAGAGTTGACACAGA ATCTACTGCACAATGCCTGGGTAAAGATGAGAGACATCAAATGTACAGAGAATTAAGGAATTGTCTTGATGTCATGGAGCCAATTGATGGAAAACCACTGGATGAAGTG GTAGAACGAGTGAATTCTGCATCATCGTCTTTGAAAAAACTGCTTTTATCCCCATCATTTTCTGATTTTTATTCAGATAACGGGTCAGTAGACATGATGGATGAGGATGCCATTTCAAATCTTTCAATCCGGGTGAAGCTAAGTCTGACAGTGTGGGATTTCATTCTTCCTGTGACACCTTCTCTTCCAGCTGTTATTGGA ATATCTGATACAGTGATTGAGGACCGTTTTGGTGTTGAACATGGAAGCAGCCAGTGGTACGAGGCACTGGATCAACACTTCAAGTGGCTGCTTCAGTATAAAATCAGCCCGTATTTCTGCAGGTGGGGAGAAGGCATGCGAGTACTGACTTACAGCTGTCCCTGGCCTG CTGATCATCCCAAATCAGATGAGTATTTTGGTGATCCAAGGCTTGCAGCATACGCTGTGCCATGTAGGCCAGTAGTCTCATG TGGCGATACAGCAAAGGATTTTCTGCAAAGAGaagtcgagattttgagaacaAAGAATCATTGGAGAAAAGCTTATTTTTACTTGTGGGATGAG CCACTAAACCTTGAACATTACAATGCTATTCGTGACATGGCGAGTGAGATTCATGCTTATGCACCTGATGCCCGTATTATGACTACCTATTATTGTG GCCCAAGTGATGCACCCCTGGCTTCCAATAACTTTGAAGCTTTTGTTAAAGTTCCCGAGTTTCTTCGCCCTCACACTCAAATCTATTGCACAAG TGAATGGGTGATTGGCAACCGTGAAGATCTGGCGAAGGATATTATTGCGGAAATTCAACCTGAAAACGGTGAG GAGTGGTGGACTTATGTGTGCATGGGACCATCAGATCCTCATCCAAATTGGCATTTAGGGATGCGAGGCACACAACATCGTGCAGTAATGTGGCGTGTATGGAAAGAAGGTGGAACTGGCTTTCTGTATTGGGGTGCCAATTGCTATGAGAAGGCAACAGTTCCTAGTGCTGAG ATTCGGTTTAGGCGTGGCCTCCCTCCTGGTGACGGGGTTTTGTATTACCCTGGTCAGGTGTTCTCATCTTCACCGGAACCTGTTGCTTCACTACGACTAGAGCGGCTCTTAAGTGGCTTACAG GACATCGAGTACCTGAAATACTACTCCTCAAGATTTGGTAGGGAAGAAGGACTTCATCTTTTGGAAAGGACAGGAATGTACCTAGGCCCTGAGAGGTACACTCATGACCACATGCCAATAGATATTATGCGGGCTGAAGTTTTCCGGACTTGCCAAACTGAAAGTGAGTTTTGA